One window of the Anabaena sphaerica FACHB-251 genome contains the following:
- a CDS encoding pentapeptide repeat-containing protein, with the protein MNIEAIRLGKIKELPGSDLEDEELSQIDLSRVNLAGATLVGTNFAGSKLEGAHFEGANLMGANLQETDLRANLMGANLMQADLTSADLRGANLRGANFMGAILTDACLAGAFLNGANLMNVNLQGVDFRGADLRGANLIGANLKGADLSRADLQGALLTQANLEEADLREANLAGANLTGANLLCVELEAANLIGANLEQACVVGTILEVFPE; encoded by the coding sequence ATGAATATTGAAGCCATAAGATTAGGAAAAATTAAAGAACTCCCAGGATCAGACTTAGAAGACGAGGAACTATCCCAAATCGATTTAAGCCGCGTCAACTTAGCCGGTGCTACCCTTGTTGGTACTAACTTTGCTGGTTCAAAGCTGGAAGGCGCACATTTTGAAGGCGCAAATTTAATGGGGGCTAACCTGCAAGAAACTGACTTGCGGGCTAACCTGATGGGAGCAAACTTGATGCAAGCGGATTTAACCAGTGCGGACTTGCGGGGAGCTAATTTGCGTGGTGCTAACTTCATGGGTGCTATACTCACCGATGCCTGTTTAGCAGGTGCTTTCTTGAATGGTGCTAATTTAATGAATGTTAACTTGCAAGGAGTTGACTTTCGAGGTGCTGACTTACGTGGTGCTAACCTGATAGGAGCAAATCTTAAAGGTGCAGATTTGAGTCGCGCTGATTTGCAAGGGGCATTATTAACTCAAGCCAATCTTGAAGAAGCAGACTTACGAGAAGCTAACTTAGCCGGGGCGAATTTAACCGGAGCTAATTTACTTTGTGTAGAGTTAGAAGCTGCAAATTTAATCGGCGCAAATTTAGAACAAGCTTGTGTGGTAGGTACAATACTGGAAGTTTTTCCTGAATAA